The Halorussus gelatinilyticus genome contains the following window.
GAACGTCGTCGTGAACGTCCACGTTGGGGGAGAACGTGAACCCGCCGCGGTCGGCGTCGTTCAACTGCCGCATCGTCTTGAACTGCTCGGGCCGCCACGCCTGCCACGGGACCAGTACGTCGCGAGATAGCGCCTCGCGTATCTGAATCGCCGTCAGGACATTCCCGATGGACGCCCACGAGAGTTCCTGCAACGGCTTTCCAGAGCGTCGCACGAGGTCGATACAGCCCGCGATATTCGTCTCGTCGTAGAAGAACGTGTTCGACCTGTCGATTACCACTCGTCCGGGCACGTTGTACCGGGCGGGCGAATGTCCGACCCGTCCGTAGCTGGTGTAGGTCGATTCCCGAGCGAGTTGCTGGAAGCCCGGTCGCCGTCCGAGTTGCAGGTCGTAGCGGAGTCGGTCGGCCAGTGAGTGCAACTCTGCGAGAAGTTTCGCCGAGTCTACGACCAACACGTCCGGGTCCTCGCGGGCGACGATCTCCTCGACGCGCGGCAACGCACGGTCGGGCGACCGACCTACCCGTTCGCCGCCGACCGACAACGCGGGCACCTCCTCGTCTTCGAATTCGTGCGCTCGCCCTTCGATAGCGAGCGTCGAGACCCTCCGCTCGGGCGCTGGCGAACGACCTGTTTCGAGGCAGTAGCGGAATTCTCGCGAGAAATCGACGTTGAAACAGCGGTACTCGCCGGGGTCGCCCCGCTCGTGAAGCCAGCGGGCGAGTCGTGAGACCTCTTCGACTGTCGTCACATCGACGCGAACCATTGCTTCGGCGTCGTGGCGGAAGCCCGGCCGCCACTCCTCGACGCTCGTCCGGGCGACCGTGAGGAACTGGTCGAGCGTCGCCTGCGCGTCCGCGAGCGACTGCTCGTCGCCCTCGCCGCGGCCGACGTAGAACGTCGGCGTGTAATCCTGCACGCGCTCGCTCGTCGCGCCCTCCTCGGTCAGCGTCCACTCGACCACTTCGCCGTCGAAGAAGTCGATTTTGTAGGCCATCTGTCTACGACGCCGCGTCGTCTGCCTCGGTCGCCTCGGAGCGTCCGCCCTCGAGTTCTGCTTCGAGGTCCTCGATACGCTTCTCCTGGGCGAGGAGCATCGAGAAGAGGACGACGACCATCGGGTTCTGGTGGTTCAAGTAGCCGCCCGCGTCGGCGTGCTGGCGGGCGTCCTCCCAGAGGCGGTCGAAGCGGTCTTGGTCCGGACGGCGGAGTGCCCGGCGGTAGTCCTGCCAGTCGTCTTCGAGCGACGTGAGTAGGTCGCGGAACGTCGGGTTAGTACGCCCCATGCGCCACCTCCGGCGTCGTGGTCGTCTCGGCCGCCGACACGCGTGCTTCGAGGACACACCGCCAGAACGAAAGCGTCGTCTGGACCGTGCCGTCCTCCATCGGGTAGACCAGCGTCTCGAACTCGTCGCCGACGAACCGCGGTCCGAATTTCGTCTGCTCGCAGCGAATCGTCTCGGTGGCGGCCGCGGCGAGCGGGTCTGAGAACGAATCCTGCTTCGAACGCGTGACGAGAACCGGCACGTCGTACTCGTCGGCGACGCTCGCGACGGTCGCCAGCGCCCGGAGGAATAGCTCGTCGCCCTCGTCAGCATAGGTCTCGGTGTCGCGGTAGAAGTGGTCGAACGCCGGGCAGACGACGAGTGACGTGTCCTCGTCTACTTGCTCCGGAAGCCTGCGAACGAGACTGTAGTGCTGGTAGGCGGTGAACCCGCGGGCGACCCGAATCCGGTCGAGCGTCCGCCCGCTCGGTGCGAGTGAGGCCAGCGACTGCGAGACCGCGTGACCCGCCGCGTCTACCCACACCGCGTTTCCATCGTTCATCAGGAGGTGGTCGAGGACGAGCGAGTGGAGCGGCCCAGTCGCTCGCTCGTCGCCGTCCACGTCGAGGAGACGGACGCCCGTCTCTAACTCGGGTAGCTCCGGATCTGCTCTCCCACCGTTTTGACCTCTCGGGTGCATAGATATGTCTACAGGCGGTATCCCGTTAAGCGTCGGCGCGCGGCTTCCAGAAGTTCCGAGAACGGCGGTCTCCTTGGGAGGAGGCCCACACAGGCTGATAGCTCTAGTGAACGGAGGTTTCCAGAAGTTACCAGAAACGAAAACGGATTCTGACTATCCAGCCACTGCCAGTGGCTGGAGAACACGCTTCGTTATCGAATCTTTCCGCCGAAACTTGACCGTAGTATTGCTAAATACGTGGTGCGAATTCATCGTGTCGATAGGGGGCACTGTCTAGATAAGGGAAACCGATAGACGGTGGGATGATGAATCAGTCGCAGCGCCCGTGAAATCGGTGTCTAATTGATGATACGATGCACCGCTAAGCCATGAGCAACGTGAATTCGGCGATCTCACCAAACACCTCACGTGAGATTCAGAAAGCTGCTCCATTCAGCCATGGTCGGAGAAGCGCTGTACCACCCGCCTACTCCAGAATCGCTTAACTAGACAGTGCCCGATAGGGGATAGTGACGGTTTGTAGTAGCAATCCACCGCGTTGTTGACCACTTTTCTCCAGCGACTACCACTCCAATTAGCAGGTTCACCAACTCAGCTGAACAACTGGTCGAAAAACATACCTGTTCAGTCGTGTTACTGGAGGTGTGCCAGACTGGACTCGGAGAGAACTACTCAAGGGAGTACCAGCCAGTATTAGTGTCCTCTCCGGATGCAGTCAATTTCCTGCTTCGTGGAGAGATGCAACGCCAGATTATACGTGGCAACAAAACGGCGAAGACCAAACCGTAGAGCTACTGGTGACTCAGAGCACGGTCTACACCATCTGCTACCGATGTGAGTTCGGAACTCGTGCGCTCAATCGCCAGACCGGAGAACAGGAATGGACGTTCTCGGCCCCACGCGAATTGTTTACCGGCACGGCGACAGAACAAGTCGTCTACGTCGCTGGCAAAGATGGAGTCTTCGCACTCGATGCCGACACCGGGGAGCAATACTGGCACTATCCGACAGAAGAAACGGTCCGGACGCCGCCAGCAGTTGGGACTGAGTCAGTATACATCCGAAGCTACGACAGCACGTTGCACGCGGTTGATACTGCAACAGGCACCCGACGCTGGCAGACAGCGCTCTCTGTCACGGGTGGAACCGCTCCGATGGCAATCGAGGATGGATTGGTCTACGTCGGGAGCGTTGGTAACGTCGTTTATGCGTTCGACAGCGAAACTGGACGCAAGCAATGGACGTTTACTGTCCAAGAGGATATCAGGCTCTCATCAACTCTTGCGAGTGAGACTCTGTACGTAGCCAGCGAGAACATTTATGCACTTAATCCAAAGACTGGGACAGCTCGGTGGGAGTATACACCGAAAAGCGAACTTGGTTCGTTACTGTTGGTAGCGGAGAATCGAGTTTACGTTGGTGGACGGAATATCGTGGCCCTCGATGCATCGAGTGGAGAAAACCAATGGGGATTTCGTCTCCCAACTGAAGAAGGACTTCTTGGATTTTTAGGACTGGTTGAGAAGACGCTCTACGGATGGAATAGCCGGTATCTGTTTGCGTTCGATGTTGACCGTGCTGAGCTTCAGTGGCGAACAGAGGATATTGCAGAGTACAATTTCAAGCTTGTCACGATGTATGACGAGACGTTCTACTTCGTGACCCACGGTGAAGACATCTATGCCCTTCCGCTTCGCGAAGCAGAACGAGTATGGGGGAAATGAACGAAACGGAACGCCGAGCGGTGTAGCGCTTAATTCACGCTCTGTATCTTGCGACAGTTGAACCGACAATACTGGACAAGACGCCGTGCTACGAATTACGGCTAACTCCCGAACTCGTCAAACCCAACCTGCTCGCCGATGTCGATCTCCTCGATGACCTCGGCCGAGTCGTTTGCGGGATTGTTCACCTTTTTCGAGACGGGGTATGCCCGGAGTTCGTCAGGCCGGTACGGGTCAAGGACGGCCTGTAACTCTTCTTCGTCGTCGGCCGAGAGCCACGTCTGCTCGTCGCTCGCTTCGAGCATCACCGGCATCCGGTCGTGAATCGGTTCGACTACCTCGTTCGCGTCGGTCGTGATGATAGTCACGGTCTCCCGCGTCGTGTCTGCCGAGTCGCCCCACGTCTCCCAGAGTCCAGCGAACGCGAACGGCCGGTCGTCAGTCTGTGTAATCCGGTAGGGTCGTTTCGACCCGCGCTGGCCCTTCCACTCGTAGAAGCCGTCGGCGAGGACGAGACACCGCCGCTTGGCGAAGGCGTCGCGGAACATCGGCTTCTCCGCGACCGTCTCGGCACGAGCGTTGATGGGCGTCGGCGCGTCGTCCGGATCGTCCACTCACGCCGGAAGCAAGCCCCACTCGAACTGGGCGATTTCGTCCGCGTGGTCGTTCGTAATCGTTGCGAGGTCGTCGCCCGGCGCGATGTTGTACCGCGGCGTGATGGGTTCGATCGCCTCGGCGTCGAATTGCTCTTCGAGGACCGACTGAGGGACGAACAGCGAGGTTCGGCCACACATGTCTCGTTAGTCGCGCTCCGAAGTATTAGGTACTCGCTCGTGTCTGCGGATAGAACGAGAAGCGTCCCGAGAATAGCGCAAAACACATCCTATATACATAAATAAACTTACTTGTTAGTCGAATCGGCCAGAGTTGTCCGTCGAACTAACTTGATAAGAAAAGTCACCGGACGCATATTCAACTCCCCCTAAGACACTATCGTACTCCCTCTCAGGTGGTGACGGGTTGAATGGAATCCGCCCACCAGTCTCGGGTACCGCGCCGTCAAGTGTGAACTCGACCAAGTAGTAGACCGATTCGGTGAAGATATTCTTGAACGTCTGCGTTTCACCGGGGGTGACCGACGAGGTAGCTGTCAACGTGCGTTGCTGAGGTGGCACGGATACGTCGCCAGCAACCTCGTACTCTTCTGCTGTCACAGACTTCGACCCGACATCTACAACAGAAATACCGATTACGTGAGGGAGGTTATCTTGATTCACGAATTGGAGACTCCCGGCCGGAATATCGTCGCTGAGGAACTCAGAACACCCAGCAAGACCTGTGATACTGAGCGCACCGAATGACGATAAAAACATACGGCGGTTCATATACAAGGGTTGTAGAAATATGTTATGTGTTTTTTGTGTTCCTCGGGCTGGAGAGTGACTGACCTGATTCCATCCGTAGATTTGCTCACTCGATAGTGTCGAACGTCTCCGAGACTGACCGATACGTCCGGTCGCGACTCGTTCCCTCCGCCTCGATGATGTCGTACTGGTCCATCTTCGAGAGGTAGTTTCGGACCGTCCGGTCGGTCTTTGGGTCGTCCATGCGCTCGCGGTACTCCTCGTACAGCGCGCTCGGCGAAATCGCGTCACGTTCCTCGATAATCTCGTAGAGGGTCTTCTGGTGGGGCGTCAGCGTCTCCACGTCTTTCTCGTGGCGCTCGGCGCGGGCTTCCGGAATCGAGGCGTCCAGAATCTCGTCGGTAATCGCCGACTCGTACTCTTGATGCGCCTGTCGCGCAGCCGTCCGCAGGATACTCAGTGCGACGCGAGCGTCGCCTGCGGCGGCGTCGGCGATGGTCGCCAACTGGCCGCGCTCGATAGCGCCCTCTTCGAGACCCCACTTCACGCGAGCGTCCATGATGGACACCAGTTCCTCGGAGTCGTAGCGGTCGAATCGAACGCGCTCGCACCCGGTGAGCCGACTGGTCAGACGCTCGTCGGCGTTGGCGAACAGTTCCCGCTCGGGTTGGCGATGAGCAGCATCGAGAACTGCGGGAGTTCGTGAAGCGTGTAGAGCAGGCGTTTGTCTTCGAGTTGGTCGGCTTCGTCGAGGATGACGACGCACGGTGGGCCATCGTACGTTCGCAACCGCTCGAAGAGTTCGTCGCGCGGCGTCGATTGGCGGTGGATGTCCACCGTCTTGCCGAGACCTTCCAGAATCCGGTAGAGCGTCCGAAACTCGGAGAAGTTCTGCCAGCAGTTGACGTACTGGTACTCCACGTCGAGGATTTCTTGGCGCAACTGTTCGGCGGTGTACTTGGCGAGACAGGTCTTGCCGACGCCCGAGGGACCGAGGAGAAGCGTGGTGTCGGCGGGGTTGCCGTCGGTCAGCGGTGCGAGGATTTCGGTGAGATGGGTGACTTCGGCGTCGCGGTGTTCGACTTCTCGGGGGACGAAGCCAGTCCGGAGGACCCGAGCGTCGGTTATCATTGCTTCGGGTATCAAGTTCTCGGGACTTAAGCAAGCGGGTCGTTTCCGGAAGTTTCCAGAAGTCCATCGGGGGTCGAGACGAATCCCGTCTCGAATCCTCGAGTCGGTCGGAGCGGACGCCCGGCCGCTACCGAACTCCGCACGTTACGGACCCCGCAGAGGGAGAACGGGGCCCGACGACGAGGGCTTCTGCGGACTCCGCCTCGTCGTTACCCGGGGTCTCCTCGCTCCCGGCCTCGGGTGTTTCGTCGCGGTCGGTCTCGGCGACCTCGGGTTCGTCCTCTGCGAACGCTTCTTGGTCGGGGTCGCTCTCGTCGGAGAACTCCGCGTCGTCCTGCTCGCGGTCAGTCCGTTCAATGCCGTCGGCCGATTCTTCGGCAGAAGTGGTATCGTCGGGCCTGCGTTTGAGAAGGGTCGCCACGCGATTAGGGCGTGGGACCTCTCCGGCCCGCTAGTCGGCGCCTTCCCTTCTCAGTACACGGTCCGGAGGCGGTCGCGCTCCCACGAGACCGCGCTGTCGGTGAACGCCTCCCAGTGGCTTCGCTTGACTTCGAGGTACGTCTCGAAGAGGTCGGTGCCCAACGCCGCCCGCAGGACCGAATCGGCTTCGAGCGCGTCGAGCGCCTGCCCCAGCGTCCGGGGGAGTCGCTCGATACCTCGGTCGGCGCGCTCGCCCGCCGGGAGGTTGCCGGGGTCGGCCGAGACCGGTTCCGGGGGTTCGAGGTCGCGCTCGATGCCGTCCTTTCCGGCGGCGAGCAGGCCCAGCAGCGCCAGATAAGGGTTCGCGGTGTTGTCGGCCGCGCGGAACTCCAGTCGGGTGGACGCACCGCCGTCGCCGGGTTCCGGGGCGGGAATCCGGACCAGTGCCTCGCGGTTCCCCCGGCCCCAGCAGACGAACGCGGCGGCCCCGATTTGGGGCCGCAGTCGCGCGTAGGAGTTGACCGTCGGGGCCGCCAGCGCGACGAGCGCGGGCGCGTGGTCGAGGACGCCCGCGACGAACCGGCGGGCCGTGTCGCTCAGACCGTCGCAGTCCGGGTCGTGGAAGGCGTTCTCGTTCGGTCTCCTGCCCGCGATAGCGGTGTCCCACAGCGAGAGGTGGACGTGGCAACCGTTGGTCGAGTGGTCGAAGGGCTTGGGCAGGAACGTCGCGCGGTAGCCGCGGTCGCGCGCGACGCTCTCGACCGTCTCGCGCAGGAGGACGTGGTGGTCGGCCGCCCGGACGCCGGGTTCGTGGTCGGTGACGATTTCGTGCTTGCCCGCCGCGTACTCGGGGTAGTACTTCTCGACGGCGACGTCTTGGGCCTTCAGCGCGTCCACCGCGGCGAGGACGGTCTCCAGTCGCTCGGGCGGGTCGGCCGGGAGTTCCACCCGACGACGTCGGTCCGGACGCTGTACGCGCCCGATTCGCCGTTCATGGTCAAGGGGTCGCTCAACGTCGCCATCACCAACTCCGAGCGCGCGAACAAGCGGCCGGAACTCGACCGCGGCGTCGCCGTCGCGGAACTGCTCGATACGGAACTCGGCGACGACCTCCGCGAGCGATTCCCCGACTTCGACGTGGTGCGGGGCCCCGCCTCGCTTACGCTGGACGTAGGCGAGGGGGCCGACGGCGAGTCCGAATCCGGCTTCGAGGTCGTCCTGCGCGAGAACGTCTTCCGGGGCGCGAACGCCGAGAACGCGGGACCGGTGGTCGCGCTCTGTCAGGACCGAATCGAGGGCGACGGCTCCCGGCTCGGCACCGTCGTCCGGACGCTCGCCGAGCGCGAGGGGCGCTCGACCGAAGCGGTCAGCCGCGACTGGTTCCGCCGGTACCTCGAAATCTCGCTTCGGCCGATTCTGTGGCTCTACATCGAACGCGGGCTGGGCGTCGAGGCCCACCAGCAGAACAGCGTCCTCGCGCTGGAGGAGGGCTACCCCGACCGGTTCTACTACCGGGACAATCAGGGCTACTACTTCCCCGAATCGAAGTACGACGAGCTAGACGACCTCCTGCCCGGCGTCGGCGAGCGCGCGCCGTGGGAGTTCGGCCCCCGAAGAAACAAAAACCTTCGGAAAAGGTGCCTATAGATTGCTCTGCTCATCAGGGACCCAGCCGGTCGTTTCGACTAACTCATCAGTACTGTTTGACAAGAATGGAGCGACGAGGTTTTGGCCGACCTAAACCGAGGCGGTTAATCACTTTTAGGCTGGCCTAAACCATATGTTCGACGACTCCAGTAACGACGCGACGCGGCGACGATTCCTGAAAGGCGGCACCGCGGTCGGTGCGACCGTGTTGGCGGGGTGTACCGGCGGTGGGTCCGGGAACGCCACCACGACCGGGGAGACGACGACCGAGACCACGGAAGAGACAACCGATGAGACGACGACGCAGAACTCCTCGTACTCGGTGTCCATCGACCCGGTCGGGAAAGTCACGTTCGACGCGGTTCCGCAGGCGTGGGTCGCGGAGAACCCGAGTTGGGCCGACATGGGCGTCGCGCTCGGGATGGAACCGCCGCTGGCGGTCGTCCTCACCAGCGAGTACCGGACCCACCACTACGACGACGTTCCGGGCCTGTCGGTCGATACCGACGAGATGACCTCGCTCTGGCAGGACGGCATCTCGAAGGAACTGTTCTACAGGCTCGGGGCCGACGTTCACTTCATCGACCCCAACTACATGACGAACCTCATCCCGAACTGGAAGCAGACGGACGTGGACGAGATCGTCTCGAACGTCGGCCCGTTCTGTGGCAACACCAGTTTCTCGACGTACCCGTGGCACTCCGACTACCCCTACTACGACCTCTACGAGGCCTTCGAGAAGGTCGCGCAGGTGTTCCAGCGCACCGACCGATACGAGGCGTTCTCCTCGCTCCACGACGAGGTCATCGGGACGATTACCGACCGACTGCCCGACGAGCGCCCGGCCGTCGCGCTCCTCTCGCCGGCCTCGACCGAACCGGAGAAGTTCTATCCGTACCGACTCGGCGACCGGACGGCGTACAAGCACTGGAACGACCTCGGCGTCGAGGACGCGCTCGCGGGGTCGGACATCTCGACGTTCACGTCCGACCGCGGGACCATCGACTACGAACCGCTGCTCGAAATCGACCCCGAGGTCCTGCTGTTCTACACCGACCAGCACCGGACGCCCGAGGCGTTCCGCTCGACGTACCTCGACTTCCTGCGGAACCACGACACCGCGAGTACGCTGACCGCGGTCCGGAACGGGGACGTCTACTCTGCGGGGAGCATGTATCAAGGGCCGATCATGAACCTCTCGAAGACCGAGCGCGCGGCCAAACAGCTGTTCCCCGACGAGTTCGACTGCGACGAGAAACTCTACGACCGCCAGCGCATCGCCGACATCCGGAGCGGAGGAGCCTAAGCGATGGAGTACACGACGCTCGGCGACACCGGACTGTCGGTCAGCCGCATCTGTCTGGGCTGTCTCGGGTTCGGCGACGGCAAGGAGTGGATGCTCGACGCCGACGAGAGCCGCGAGATAATCGACCGGGCCATCGACCTCGGTATCAACTTCTTCGACACCGCGAACGTCTACTCCGACGGCGGGAGCGAGGCGATTCTGGGCGACGCCCTCGCCGAGTACGACCGCGACCGGTTCGTCGTCGGGACGAAGGTGTTCGGCGAGATGGACGAGTCGAACCCGAACGCACGCGGTCTCTCGCGCAAGGCCGTCGAGCAGGAACTGGCGAACAGCCTCGACCGGCTCGGGATGGACGCCATCGACCTCTACCAGATTCACCGCTGGGACGACGAGACGCCCATCGAGGAGACGCTCCGGACGCTCGACGACGCGGTGCGCCGGGGCGACGTTCGGTACGTCGGCGCGAGTACGACGCTGGCGTACCAACTCGCGGAGGCCCGGCTCCTGAGCGAAACGCGGGGTCTCCAGCCGTTCGTCTCGATGCAGAACCACTACAACCTCCTCTACCGCGAGGAGGAGCGCGAGATGCTCCCTTACTGCCGGGAGAACGGCGTCGGAGTCCTGCCGTGGAGTCCGCTGGCGAAGGGGTACCTCGCTCGCCCCCACGCCGAACTGGACGCCACCGCCCGCGGCCGGACCAACGACTACACCGACCTCTACCCGTACCTCGACGGGAACGGCCGCGAGATAAACGAGCGCGTCGAGGAACTCGCGGCCGAGAAGGGCGTGACGATGGCCCAGATAGCGCTCGCGTGGGTTCTCAGCAAGGC
Protein-coding sequences here:
- a CDS encoding outer membrane protein assembly factor BamB family protein, with protein sequence MPDWTRRELLKGVPASISVLSGCSQFPASWRDATPDYTWQQNGEDQTVELLVTQSTVYTICYRCEFGTRALNRQTGEQEWTFSAPRELFTGTATEQVVYVAGKDGVFALDADTGEQYWHYPTEETVRTPPAVGTESVYIRSYDSTLHAVDTATGTRRWQTALSVTGGTAPMAIEDGLVYVGSVGNVVYAFDSETGRKQWTFTVQEDIRLSSTLASETLYVASENIYALNPKTGTARWEYTPKSELGSLLLVAENRVYVGGRNIVALDASSGENQWGFRLPTEEGLLGFLGLVEKTLYGWNSRYLFAFDVDRAELQWRTEDIAEYNFKLVTMYDETFYFVTHGEDIYALPLREAERVWGK
- a CDS encoding glutamine synthetase, producing the protein MELPADPPERLETVLAAVDALKAQDVAVEKYYPEYAAGKHEIVTDHEPGVRAADHHVLLRETVESVARDRGYRATFLPKPFDHSTNGCHVHLSLWDTAIAGRRPNENAFHDPDCDGLSDTARRFVAGVLDHAPALVALAAPTVNSYARLRPQIGAAAFVCWGRGNREALVRIPAPEPGDGGASTRLEFRAADNTANPYLALLGLLAAGKDGIERDLEPPEPVSADPGNLPAGERADRGIERLPRTLGQALDALEADSVLRAALGTDLFETYLEVKRSHWEAFTDSAVSWERDRLRTVY
- a CDS encoding ABC transporter substrate-binding protein; translated protein: MFDDSSNDATRRRFLKGGTAVGATVLAGCTGGGSGNATTTGETTTETTEETTDETTTQNSSYSVSIDPVGKVTFDAVPQAWVAENPSWADMGVALGMEPPLAVVLTSEYRTHHYDDVPGLSVDTDEMTSLWQDGISKELFYRLGADVHFIDPNYMTNLIPNWKQTDVDEIVSNVGPFCGNTSFSTYPWHSDYPYYDLYEAFEKVAQVFQRTDRYEAFSSLHDEVIGTITDRLPDERPAVALLSPASTEPEKFYPYRLGDRTAYKHWNDLGVEDALAGSDISTFTSDRGTIDYEPLLEIDPEVLLFYTDQHRTPEAFRSTYLDFLRNHDTASTLTAVRNGDVYSAGSMYQGPIMNLSKTERAAKQLFPDEFDCDEKLYDRQRIADIRSGGA